In the Anastrepha obliqua isolate idAnaObli1 chromosome 1, idAnaObli1_1.0, whole genome shotgun sequence genome, one interval contains:
- the LOC129241436 gene encoding surfeit locus protein 6 homolog, whose translation MTIQLNKRGLMSLIRTENERIMDMLLTYNVPDSIETVEYDDYLLPNNKSAAKAKNALDARKVTPIDELQDRLNIIKNKMKAKKRPASERSLKRREAKKLRKNKEVKKILVSAAKSIKNEQQKLANSGDGEKEDKKDIKKLIPKPVFNEEGKIVFSKFDFASHPGAKVKKSHQNPREILKKIKQTDKKINELKEQGEVEKAAEIKTEIAWKKAFDKIEGKKVKDDPMLLYKAIKKRKTEKKKSKKEWVERKQKVESGIDQRQKKRQENINKRINDKKTKKLKTLAKKGRVIPGF comes from the exons ATGACAATACAACTTAATAAACGCGGCTTGATGTCGCTAATACGCACAGAAAATGAACGTATCATGGATATGTTGCTAACTTACAACGTGCCGGATTCAATAGAAA ccGTTGAATATGATGACTACCTGCTGCCTAATAACAAATCTGCTGCCAAAGCCAAAAATGCGTTGGATGCTCGAAAGGTAACACCAATCGATGAGCTGCAGGACCGactcaatattattaaaaacaaaatgaaagctAAGAAACGTCCAGCGTCTGAACGTTCACTGAAGAGACGTGAAGCTAAGAAGCTTAGAAAGAACAAGGAAGTTAAGAAAATATTGGTTTCCGCCGCGAAATCAATCAAAAATGAACAGCAGAAACTGGCTAATTCAGGTGATGGTGAAAAAGAGGATAAAAAGGATATTAAGAAATTAATACCCAAACCCGTCTTCAACGAGGAGGGTAAAATTGTATTCTCCAAATTCGACTTCGCGTCACATCCAGGTGCTAAAGTCAAAAAATCACATCAAAATCCACGGgagattttaaagaaaattaagcaGACAGATAAGAAAATCAACGAGTTAAAAGAACAGGGTGAGGTTGAAAAGGCAGCTGAAATTAAAACCGAGATAGCGTGGAAGAAAGCATTTGATAAAATTGAAGGTAAAAAGGTAAAAGATGATCCAATGCTACTGTACAAGGCCATCAAGAAGCGCAAGACTGAGAAGAAGAAATCTAAAAAGGAGTGGGTGGAACGCAAACAGAAGGTTGAGTCAGGCATTGATCAACGGCAAAAGAAACGACAAGAAAACATTAACAAACGTATTAATGATAAGAAGACAAAGAAATTGAAGACGCTGGCCAAAAAAGGGCGAGTAATACCCGGTTtctaa